Proteins from a genomic interval of Desulfofustis limnaeus:
- the tmk gene encoding dTMP kinase produces MEKRSGRLIVFEGIDGTGKSTQIQLLHHSLQQRNIPSVTTREPTDGHFGQRIRALYRNRQTVSREEELSLFLADRNDHVTTLIGPALNAGQVVLCDRYFLSTAAYQGALGLDPQAIIEANNRFAPDPDLALLFELEVAEAIRRITEKRGEHPNDFEQFAYLQKVDTVFRQMRLPYIRRLDASRAPDHIHRDVRSLVDELLGLR; encoded by the coding sequence ATGGAAAAGCGCAGCGGCCGACTCATCGTCTTCGAAGGTATTGACGGCACCGGCAAAAGCACCCAGATTCAGCTCCTCCACCACTCATTGCAGCAGCGGAACATTCCCAGTGTCACCACCAGGGAACCGACCGACGGTCACTTCGGCCAGAGGATACGGGCCCTCTACCGGAACCGGCAAACCGTTTCCCGGGAAGAGGAACTCTCACTGTTTCTGGCCGATCGCAACGATCATGTGACCACCCTTATCGGGCCCGCCCTCAACGCCGGGCAGGTGGTCCTGTGCGACCGCTACTTCCTCTCCACGGCCGCCTACCAGGGCGCCCTCGGCCTCGACCCCCAGGCGATCATCGAGGCCAACAACCGATTTGCCCCCGATCCGGACCTGGCCCTCTTGTTCGAACTGGAAGTGGCGGAAGCGATCCGACGAATCACCGAGAAACGGGGTGAGCATCCCAACGACTTCGAACAATTCGCGTATCTGCAAAAAGTCGATACCGTTTTCCGGCAGATGCGGTTACCTTATATCCGTCGCCTGGATGCCTCTCGCGCCCCGGACCACATCCACCGCGACGTGCGTTCCCTGGTCGACGAGCTTCTCGGGCTTCGTTAG
- the pdxA gene encoding 4-hydroxythreonine-4-phosphate dehydrogenase PdxA: MRPDPPPPHPDRGQPAPPSAPVGITMGCPVGIGPEIILKYLHSTAAKPAAPPVIIGDAAVLAATGTALGLSLPLHLWHPGEPTVPDRLNLLGVSHLDPTTLIPGRPTQETGTAMAVAIDTGISLCLAGHLAALVTCPISKAALNLAGYRFPGHTEMLAARTGAKQVAMMLAGDRLRVVLATIHCPFREVASLLNQPALVDLVRLTDRALRTDFGLRAPRIGVAGLNPHGGEDAMFGREEIDIIAPAVQQCRELGLDISGPHPPDTIFYQAAAGRFDVVVCMYHDQGLIPFKLLHFADGVNVTLGLPIVRTSVDHGTAYDIAGRGSADFRSLQSAVTCAVRCAANRHGGNRSGTEPTQL; this comes from the coding sequence ATGCGCCCTGATCCCCCACCACCGCACCCGGACCGCGGCCAACCGGCACCACCATCGGCGCCGGTTGGCATCACCATGGGGTGTCCAGTCGGCATCGGTCCGGAAATCATTCTGAAATACCTGCACAGCACCGCCGCCAAACCCGCCGCTCCGCCGGTGATCATCGGCGACGCTGCGGTCCTGGCCGCCACCGGCACCGCCCTCGGTCTGTCGCTGCCGCTGCACCTCTGGCACCCCGGCGAACCGACGGTTCCCGACCGGTTGAACCTGCTCGGCGTTTCCCACCTCGACCCGACCACCCTCATACCCGGCCGGCCGACCCAGGAGACCGGCACGGCCATGGCGGTTGCCATCGACACCGGTATTTCCCTCTGCCTGGCCGGCCACCTGGCGGCATTGGTCACCTGCCCCATTTCCAAAGCCGCACTCAACCTGGCCGGCTACCGGTTTCCCGGCCATACCGAGATGCTTGCAGCCCGCACCGGGGCCAAGCAGGTGGCCATGATGCTCGCCGGAGATCGGTTGCGGGTGGTGCTGGCCACCATTCACTGCCCTTTTCGAGAAGTGGCCTCTCTCCTCAACCAACCGGCGCTCGTCGATCTCGTCCGGCTCACCGACCGGGCCTTGCGTACCGATTTCGGCCTCAGGGCGCCGCGCATCGGCGTCGCCGGCCTCAATCCCCACGGAGGCGAAGACGCCATGTTCGGTCGCGAAGAGATCGACATCATCGCACCGGCGGTACAACAATGCCGGGAACTCGGGCTGGACATCAGCGGCCCCCACCCGCCCGACACGATCTTTTACCAGGCCGCCGCCGGTCGCTTCGACGTGGTGGTCTGCATGTACCACGACCAGGGCTTGATTCCGTTCAAGCTCCTGCATTTTGCCGACGGGGTGAACGTCACGCTCGGCCTGCCCATCGTCAGGACCTCTGTCGACCACGGCACGGCCTACGACATCGCCGGCCGCGGTAGTGCCGATTTTCGCAGCCTGCAAAGCGCCGTCACCTGTGCCGTCCGCTGCGCCGCCAATCGACACGGCGGCAACCGCTCCGGCACCGAACCCACCCAGCTCTAA
- a CDS encoding YraN family protein codes for MSQQRAKLGHRGEQVAADFLSASGYRIIARNYREKCGEIDIIARDGATHVFVEVKTRQGDRFGHPFEAITAHKQQQIQRTALLYLSRHGLLDEPARFDVVGVEFKSDAPLITHLKDAFTADAP; via the coding sequence TTGTCTCAGCAGCGCGCTAAACTGGGCCACCGCGGGGAACAAGTGGCGGCCGACTTCCTCAGCGCCTCCGGGTATCGGATCATCGCCCGGAACTACCGGGAAAAATGCGGAGAGATAGACATCATTGCCCGGGACGGCGCCACCCACGTCTTTGTCGAGGTCAAGACCCGGCAAGGAGACCGCTTCGGTCATCCCTTCGAAGCGATCACCGCCCACAAACAACAGCAGATCCAGCGAACCGCACTGCTCTACCTGAGTCGGCACGGCCTGCTCGACGAACCGGCCCGATTCGACGTGGTCGGCGTGGAATTCAAATCGGATGCACCACTCATCACCCACCTCAAAGACGCCTTCACCGCCGATGCGCCCTGA
- a CDS encoding ribonuclease HII, with protein MISGTGRAGRSTAPLLAPVTDRDDDTFSFERLLGSRGFHRIAGTDEAGRGPLAGPVVAAAVILPTDCDYRLFRDSKKTSALQRGRLREHLLQIGAAVGIGIVDAATIDRINILQASLQAMAASIDDLADQGAAPDFVLVDGTFLIPKTIDQQSLVKGDSRSASISAASIIAKITRDEIMADLHERYPGYDFAGNKGYPTRHHRQAIRQFGPSPVHRLSFSGVKEFVSAAR; from the coding sequence ATGATTTCCGGGACCGGCCGCGCCGGCAGGAGTACGGCTCCGCTGTTGGCGCCGGTTACCGACCGCGACGACGACACGTTTTCGTTTGAGCGGCTGCTGGGCAGCCGGGGGTTTCATCGAATTGCCGGCACCGACGAGGCCGGGCGCGGCCCCTTGGCCGGACCGGTAGTCGCCGCTGCCGTCATCCTGCCGACGGACTGCGACTACCGCCTCTTCCGCGATTCCAAAAAGACCTCGGCGCTCCAGCGCGGCCGGCTTCGTGAACACCTGCTGCAGATCGGCGCCGCCGTCGGGATCGGTATCGTCGACGCCGCGACCATCGATCGCATCAACATCCTCCAGGCGTCTTTGCAGGCCATGGCGGCCAGCATCGACGATCTCGCCGATCAGGGGGCAGCCCCGGATTTCGTGCTGGTGGACGGCACCTTTTTGATCCCCAAAACGATCGACCAGCAATCGCTGGTCAAAGGTGACAGCCGCAGCGCCTCCATCAGCGCCGCCTCCATTATCGCCAAAATCACCCGGGATGAGATCATGGCCGATCTACACGAGCGCTATCCCGGCTATGATTTTGCCGGCAACAAGGGCTACCCGACCAGGCACCACCGACAGGCCATCCGACAGTTCGGACCAAGCCCGGTGCATCGTCTCAGTTTCAGCGGAGTCAAGGAATTTGTCTCAGCAGCGCGCTAA
- the rplS gene encoding 50S ribosomal protein L19, whose amino-acid sequence MKHQIIDKIDREQMRFDHPAFRPGDTVKVHIRIIEGNKERIQIFQGVVIRRKRGMMDASYTVRKISHGVGVEKTFALHNPRIEKVEHVSSGRVRRSRLYYLRERRGKAARIRERGIV is encoded by the coding sequence ATGAAACATCAAATCATTGATAAAATCGACCGGGAACAGATGCGTTTCGACCACCCGGCCTTCCGCCCGGGAGACACGGTCAAAGTCCACATCCGCATCATCGAGGGTAACAAGGAGCGTATCCAGATTTTCCAGGGTGTGGTCATCAGGCGCAAGCGCGGCATGATGGACGCCTCCTATACGGTACGCAAAATCTCGCACGGCGTCGGGGTAGAAAAGACCTTCGCCCTGCACAACCCGCGTATCGAAAAGGTTGAACACGTGTCCTCCGGCCGTGTCCGTCGGTCCCGCTTGTATTACCTGCGTGAACGTCGTGGCAAAGCGGCCCGTATCCGTGAACGCGGCATCGTCTGA
- a CDS encoding RNA methyltransferase, whose product MSGVSGRVDIALLHHPVINKGGETIGSAVTNLDLHDLARAARTFGVGCYYLVTPYQDQHQLIGEIVDHWLAGHGATYNPARKEALGIIRPCYRLDDVVADSSARHGRRPLVVATTARLQPGAVSCRHMRQQLEEDAQPILLLFGTAHGLADEVLAQADSVLAPIRGNTEYNHLSVRSAVSIILDRLLGCE is encoded by the coding sequence ATGAGCGGGGTGAGCGGACGGGTAGATATCGCCTTGCTGCACCACCCGGTGATCAACAAGGGCGGAGAGACGATCGGTTCGGCGGTGACCAACCTGGACCTGCACGACCTGGCCCGGGCGGCCCGGACTTTCGGGGTCGGCTGCTATTACCTGGTCACGCCCTACCAAGACCAGCACCAACTGATTGGTGAGATCGTCGACCATTGGCTGGCCGGGCACGGCGCCACGTACAATCCGGCCCGCAAAGAGGCGCTGGGGATTATCCGGCCCTGCTACCGTCTCGACGACGTCGTCGCCGACAGCAGTGCCCGGCACGGCCGACGCCCGCTGGTGGTGGCCACCACTGCCCGGCTGCAGCCAGGCGCCGTGAGCTGCCGGCACATGCGACAGCAGCTGGAAGAGGACGCTCAGCCGATCCTGCTGCTCTTCGGTACCGCCCACGGCCTGGCCGACGAGGTATTGGCGCAGGCCGACAGCGTTTTGGCGCCGATTCGCGGCAACACGGAATACAACCACCTCTCGGTGAGGTCGGCCGTATCGATCATCCTCGATCGGCTCCTCGGTTGCGAGTAG
- the trmD gene encoding tRNA (guanosine(37)-N1)-methyltransferase TrmD, which produces MTAQLQVFVLTIFPEMFGTPLRQGVVGKALNDGIAAVQVINLRDFARDRHATTDDRPYGGGEGMVMKPEPLALAVQQARRQATAVPRVILLSPQGRRFTQEVAAELVHKPSLALVCGRYEGVDERFRQRYVDDELSLGDYVLSGGELAALVIIDVLTRLIPGVLGCSDSASNETFSRNLLKHPQYTRPPRFEGLEVPAVLLSGDHEKIREHRLLASARRTLERRADLLPEAHFSRDEIVLLQRHGLWHEIEAAAKRHKKP; this is translated from the coding sequence ATGACCGCGCAGTTGCAGGTCTTCGTGCTGACCATCTTCCCGGAGATGTTCGGCACCCCGTTGCGCCAGGGGGTGGTCGGTAAGGCATTGAACGACGGCATCGCCGCGGTGCAGGTGATCAACCTCCGCGACTTTGCCCGGGATCGGCATGCCACCACCGATGATCGACCCTACGGCGGCGGCGAAGGGATGGTCATGAAGCCGGAACCGTTGGCCTTGGCCGTGCAGCAGGCCCGCCGTCAGGCAACCGCCGTGCCACGGGTGATACTGCTCAGCCCGCAGGGCCGCCGCTTCACTCAGGAGGTGGCCGCGGAGCTGGTGCATAAACCCAGCTTGGCGCTGGTCTGCGGACGTTATGAAGGAGTCGATGAACGTTTTCGGCAACGCTATGTGGATGATGAACTGTCCCTTGGCGACTACGTGCTGTCCGGAGGCGAATTGGCCGCCCTGGTGATCATCGACGTCCTGACCCGACTGATCCCTGGGGTACTGGGCTGCAGCGATTCGGCCAGCAACGAAACGTTCAGCCGCAACCTGCTGAAGCACCCGCAGTACACGCGGCCGCCCCGCTTTGAGGGACTGGAGGTTCCGGCGGTGCTGCTCAGCGGCGACCATGAGAAGATCAGGGAGCATCGGCTCCTTGCCTCGGCACGCCGAACCCTGGAGCGTCGGGCTGACCTGCTGCCGGAGGCCCATTTCAGCCGGGACGAAATCGTCCTCCTGCAGCGGCATGGGCTGTGGCACGAGATCGAGGCGGCAGCCAAGAGGCACAAGAAACCATGA
- the rimM gene encoding ribosome maturation factor RimM (Essential for efficient processing of 16S rRNA) yields MVVPNSLPADGCCRVGKVLRAHGLKGELKIVCLAATPDQFRHFYRVALAAADGRMTEFLPITSIRGQGKQVILKLATIDNRNEAELTAGMDVVIAADGPAVDPDRLEHYRLPGLPVRISQSGQLVGTVVGSFDNGAHQVLVVQADAREILIPLVPDIVVEATAHGLLIDPPDGLLELDEAAADEGR; encoded by the coding sequence ATGGTCGTACCGAACTCGCTTCCCGCTGACGGGTGCTGTCGTGTCGGAAAGGTGCTCCGGGCCCATGGGCTCAAGGGTGAACTGAAAATCGTCTGCCTGGCGGCTACCCCCGACCAGTTCAGGCACTTTTACCGGGTCGCCCTCGCAGCGGCCGACGGCAGGATGACCGAGTTCCTCCCCATCACGTCGATCCGGGGTCAGGGAAAGCAGGTGATCCTGAAGCTTGCGACCATTGACAATAGAAACGAGGCCGAATTAACCGCCGGTATGGATGTGGTGATCGCCGCCGACGGTCCAGCCGTCGATCCAGACCGCTTGGAACACTACCGCCTGCCCGGCCTGCCGGTGCGAATCAGCCAGAGCGGGCAATTGGTCGGCACGGTTGTCGGCAGTTTCGACAACGGGGCCCACCAGGTGCTGGTGGTTCAGGCCGATGCACGGGAGATACTGATCCCGTTGGTACCGGACATCGTGGTCGAAGCCACCGCTCACGGCCTTCTCATCGATCCTCCCGACGGTCTGCTGGAACTGGACGAAGCGGCAGCGGATGAGGGCCGATGA
- a CDS encoding KH domain-containing protein, whose protein sequence is MKALIGHIASSLVDHPEQIVVTEQETEDALTIELTVAQEDLGKVIGKQGRTARAMRSLLAAAGQGKKTRLDIME, encoded by the coding sequence ATGAAAGCGTTGATTGGCCATATCGCCTCCTCGCTCGTCGACCATCCCGAACAGATCGTCGTCACCGAGCAGGAAACGGAGGATGCGCTAACCATCGAATTGACGGTGGCGCAGGAAGATCTCGGCAAGGTCATCGGCAAACAGGGTCGCACCGCCCGGGCCATGCGCTCATTGTTGGCCGCCGCCGGCCAGGGCAAGAAGACCCGACTGGACATCATGGAGTAA
- the rpsP gene encoding 30S ribosomal protein S16, whose protein sequence is MAVRIRLTRLGRKKKPFYRIVVADSESSRDGKFLDVVGTYDPLQDPAAITINSDKLQEWLIKGALPTTTVKSLIKKAAVAG, encoded by the coding sequence ATGGCAGTAAGAATCCGTTTGACCAGGTTGGGCAGGAAGAAGAAACCGTTTTACCGCATCGTCGTCGCCGACAGCGAAAGCTCCCGTGATGGCAAATTCCTTGATGTGGTCGGCACCTACGATCCGCTTCAGGATCCCGCCGCGATCACCATCAACAGCGATAAGCTGCAGGAATGGTTGATCAAGGGCGCCCTGCCGACCACCACGGTGAAGAGTCTGATCAAAAAGGCTGCCGTCGCCGGTTGA
- the ffh gene encoding signal recognition particle protein, whose protein sequence is MFENLTDRLEGVFKKLRGHGVLTEEHIAEAMREVRMALLEADVNYQVAREFVDAVSAKALGREVSQKLSPGQQVIKIVHEELVDLLGGSAEQIRLDGPQPVTIMLAGLQGSGKTTTAGKLAAQLKSKGRKPYLVPADVYRPAAIEQLQVLGSRLDVPVHPSTTDSKPVDICRQALAEAQDKHYDTLIIDTAGRLHIDERLMGELQDIQRAVKLSEILFVADAMTGQDAVTVADTFNKNLEITGIVLTKMEGDARGGAALSIKRVTGKPIKFVGIGEALDALEVFHPDRTASRILGMGDVLTLIEKAEAVVDRQEADRIAKKLKRNEFTLEDFLDQIQQIKKMGSLEQILSMVPGINKLRQLKDAPQPNEKELVKTEAIIRSMTRKERNNHRIIDAGRRQRIAAGSGTSVAEVNRVLKSYSEMLKMLKKMRGKPGAISGMKRRKVPKGMRR, encoded by the coding sequence ATGTTTGAGAACCTGACAGACCGACTCGAGGGCGTATTCAAGAAACTGCGCGGCCACGGCGTGCTTACCGAGGAGCATATCGCCGAGGCCATGCGCGAAGTACGCATGGCGCTGCTCGAGGCCGATGTCAACTATCAGGTAGCGCGCGAATTCGTCGACGCCGTCTCCGCCAAGGCGCTTGGTCGGGAAGTCTCGCAGAAACTCTCCCCGGGCCAGCAGGTCATCAAGATCGTCCACGAGGAACTGGTCGATCTGCTCGGCGGCAGTGCCGAACAGATCCGGCTCGACGGCCCGCAGCCGGTGACCATCATGCTCGCCGGCCTGCAGGGTTCCGGTAAGACCACCACCGCCGGCAAGCTTGCCGCCCAACTCAAGAGCAAGGGGCGAAAACCGTATCTGGTGCCCGCCGACGTCTATCGGCCGGCCGCCATCGAGCAACTGCAGGTACTCGGCAGCCGGCTCGATGTCCCGGTGCATCCTTCCACCACCGACAGCAAACCGGTCGACATCTGCCGCCAGGCCCTTGCCGAGGCCCAGGACAAGCACTACGACACACTGATCATCGACACCGCCGGTCGTCTCCACATCGACGAGCGGTTGATGGGCGAGTTGCAGGACATCCAGCGCGCCGTCAAGCTCTCCGAGATCCTTTTCGTCGCCGACGCCATGACCGGCCAGGACGCCGTCACCGTCGCCGACACCTTCAACAAGAACCTGGAGATCACCGGTATTGTCCTGACCAAGATGGAAGGCGACGCCCGCGGCGGCGCCGCTCTGTCCATCAAACGGGTCACCGGCAAGCCGATCAAATTCGTCGGTATCGGCGAGGCGTTGGACGCCCTGGAGGTCTTCCATCCGGATCGAACCGCCTCACGCATCCTCGGCATGGGCGATGTCCTGACCCTGATCGAGAAGGCCGAAGCGGTGGTCGACCGGCAGGAAGCGGATCGAATCGCCAAAAAACTCAAACGCAACGAGTTCACTCTGGAGGATTTTCTCGATCAGATCCAGCAGATCAAGAAGATGGGGTCACTCGAGCAGATTCTGTCCATGGTGCCCGGCATCAACAAGCTGCGGCAACTCAAGGACGCACCCCAGCCCAATGAAAAGGAGCTGGTCAAGACCGAGGCCATCATCCGCTCCATGACCCGCAAGGAGCGGAACAATCACCGCATCATCGACGCCGGGCGCCGACAGCGGATCGCCGCCGGTTCCGGCACCTCGGTGGCCGAGGTCAACCGAGTGCTGAAGAGTTACTCGGAAATGTTGAAGATGTTGAAGAAGATGCGCGGCAAGCCGGGCGCCATATCCGGCATGAAACGCAGAAAGGTTCCGAAAGGAATGAGACGATAA
- a CDS encoding CbbQ/NirQ/NorQ/GpvN family protein, translated as MSYQQHSFEHQRITEEPFYLPTGDEITVGLAAAANQLPLLLKGPTGCGKTRFMRYLAWRLQRPLITVSCHDDLSTADLVGRYLIRGNDTVWLDGPLTTAVRIGGICYLDEIVEARKDTTVVIHPLADDRRELPLEKRGELITAPAGFMLAVSYNPGYQSVLKDLKPSTRQRFVSLSFRYPAAAQESHIVAAEAGIDKALAGRLVRLGELTRGLKESGLPEGASTRLLIQAGQLIVSGIEVRTACMVGIVESLTDDPDLLEALREMVSAVF; from the coding sequence ATGTCCTATCAGCAGCACTCGTTCGAACACCAGCGCATCACCGAGGAGCCTTTTTATCTGCCGACCGGCGATGAGATCACGGTCGGCCTGGCCGCCGCCGCCAATCAACTGCCCTTGCTGCTCAAGGGGCCGACCGGGTGCGGCAAGACCCGGTTCATGCGTTATCTTGCCTGGCGACTGCAGCGGCCGCTGATCACCGTATCCTGTCACGACGATCTGTCCACCGCCGATCTGGTCGGCCGCTATCTGATCCGGGGCAACGATACCGTCTGGCTGGACGGGCCGTTGACCACGGCGGTGCGCATCGGCGGTATCTGCTATCTGGACGAGATTGTCGAGGCGCGCAAGGACACCACGGTGGTCATCCACCCCCTGGCCGACGATCGACGGGAACTTCCCCTGGAAAAACGCGGCGAACTGATCACGGCGCCCGCCGGGTTCATGCTGGCGGTTTCTTACAATCCCGGCTATCAGAGTGTTCTCAAGGACTTGAAACCATCCACCCGCCAGCGGTTCGTGTCGCTTTCCTTTCGATATCCCGCCGCCGCCCAGGAGAGCCACATCGTTGCCGCGGAGGCCGGAATCGACAAGGCCTTGGCCGGTCGCCTGGTTCGCCTCGGGGAACTCACCCGCGGCCTCAAGGAATCGGGCTTGCCGGAAGGGGCTTCAACCCGCTTGCTCATCCAGGCCGGGCAATTGATCGTCTCCGGCATCGAGGTGCGCACCGCTTGCATGGTGGGTATCGTCGAGAGCCTCACCGATGATCCGGACCTGCTTGAGGCGCTGCGCGAGATGGTGTCGGCGGTCTTTTGA
- a CDS encoding nitric oxide reductase activation protein NorD yields MNAEQCKELLYELVYPSHPNEWEIDGLIQGLAGLDDDRQQLLFGQVQAIWPISHSLCLAFLDQASRQTVVPEHLMGEWIRALLAVYESRGLAAAQGLLTQGGAAFLADRKPTGRVSLERVSPWLLLFLHGLAGTPMDLAPGATAVSDGATVFLPSYLDVFDEERDNKTLYKFLTALHWALYRQRLHEVVPEPSAIAAACSLSGHRPPVGGTPTVVEFFALFPMPLLAADLFFIEGCRRAGRWLVAELPGLARQWREVSVRLALRLLPESDDVGRAVHRLALAAVTAAAAEPGEQTDCVALADEGGSAFGSDLVASYRRLADGLGAYTRPQLLDILGKIDFSALAAQRQRRRVEVREAFVLQVAQLLSRQRQGAGETKGAIGDKADGARIIAVDREEGSQGRLALQIDNHRCELPEEVQQLAAEISQDLGGVPDSYLAAAVGIAGGSLSRETGPAATTGEVVPGTMAIRYDEWDYRRRGYRKDWCTVYEKEVLPVQSTFVAATRTAYRGELTRLRHQFEMMRINECFVGRQKEGDELDLDAVVEARADRRAGTAASDNLFVRLVRNERDLVTLFLVDMSNSTQGWVGKVIKAALVLLCEAMEAAGDRYGMYGFSGMRRSRCEVFPIKRLDEPYREAVARRIGSIAPRDYTRIGPAIRFGIDRLRRCEARTRLLVTITDGKPEDYDDYKGDYAIEDTRKALLEARGSGLHAFGVAVDRQARDYLPRIFGRSNYLVIDQVEQLPMRLTELYRQLTS; encoded by the coding sequence ATGAATGCAGAGCAGTGTAAGGAGCTGCTGTATGAGCTTGTCTATCCCTCCCACCCCAACGAGTGGGAGATTGACGGCCTGATCCAGGGTTTGGCCGGATTGGACGATGACCGTCAGCAGTTGCTCTTCGGTCAGGTCCAGGCCATCTGGCCAATCAGCCATTCCCTGTGCCTGGCTTTTCTCGACCAGGCAAGCCGCCAGACAGTGGTTCCCGAGCACTTGATGGGAGAGTGGATCCGGGCGTTGCTGGCGGTCTACGAGAGCCGTGGGCTCGCCGCGGCACAGGGGCTGTTGACGCAGGGCGGCGCCGCCTTTCTCGCCGATCGAAAGCCGACGGGCCGGGTCTCTCTGGAGCGGGTCTCGCCCTGGCTGCTCCTTTTTCTGCACGGCTTGGCCGGCACCCCGATGGATCTGGCGCCGGGGGCGACGGCAGTCAGCGACGGGGCAACCGTCTTTCTTCCGTCGTACCTGGACGTCTTTGACGAGGAGCGGGACAACAAGACCCTCTACAAATTCCTGACGGCCCTTCATTGGGCGCTGTATCGGCAGCGCCTCCATGAGGTGGTTCCCGAACCATCGGCGATCGCGGCCGCCTGCTCCCTTTCCGGCCACCGACCGCCGGTCGGCGGGACTCCCACCGTGGTGGAATTTTTCGCTCTGTTCCCGATGCCGCTGCTGGCGGCCGACCTGTTCTTCATCGAGGGCTGCCGGCGAGCCGGGCGTTGGCTTGTCGCCGAATTACCCGGTCTCGCCCGGCAATGGCGGGAGGTATCGGTACGGTTGGCTTTACGATTGCTGCCTGAGTCGGACGACGTGGGCCGGGCCGTGCATCGCCTGGCGCTGGCAGCCGTCACCGCGGCGGCCGCCGAGCCAGGTGAGCAAACCGACTGCGTCGCCCTCGCCGACGAGGGCGGCAGCGCGTTCGGTTCCGATCTGGTGGCGTCCTACCGGCGGCTTGCTGACGGGCTGGGCGCCTATACCCGTCCGCAACTGCTTGACATCCTGGGGAAGATCGATTTCTCGGCGCTTGCCGCGCAACGGCAGCGGCGCCGTGTCGAGGTGCGGGAGGCCTTTGTCCTGCAGGTGGCCCAACTGCTGTCCCGGCAGCGCCAGGGGGCCGGGGAGACGAAGGGCGCCATAGGTGACAAAGCAGACGGCGCCCGGATCATAGCCGTGGACCGGGAAGAGGGGAGTCAGGGGCGATTGGCGCTGCAGATCGACAACCACCGGTGCGAACTGCCGGAGGAGGTGCAGCAACTGGCCGCCGAGATCAGCCAGGATCTGGGCGGGGTACCGGACAGTTACCTGGCGGCGGCGGTCGGCATCGCCGGTGGGTCGCTCAGCCGGGAGACCGGCCCGGCGGCGACAACCGGCGAGGTGGTGCCGGGGACCATGGCCATCCGTTACGATGAATGGGACTACCGTCGCCGCGGTTACCGGAAAGACTGGTGCACCGTCTATGAAAAGGAGGTGCTGCCGGTCCAATCGACGTTTGTGGCGGCCACCCGCACGGCCTACCGGGGCGAGTTGACACGTTTACGGCATCAGTTCGAGATGATGCGGATCAACGAATGTTTTGTCGGGCGGCAGAAGGAAGGCGACGAACTGGACCTCGATGCGGTGGTGGAGGCCCGGGCCGACCGGCGGGCCGGAACGGCGGCCAGCGACAACCTGTTCGTGCGGTTGGTGCGCAACGAGCGGGATCTGGTCACTCTCTTTCTGGTGGATATGTCCAACTCGACCCAGGGCTGGGTGGGCAAAGTGATCAAGGCGGCCCTGGTGCTGCTCTGCGAGGCCATGGAAGCGGCCGGGGATCGCTACGGCATGTATGGCTTTTCCGGCATGCGTCGTAGCCGCTGCGAGGTGTTTCCCATCAAGCGGCTCGATGAACCTTACCGGGAAGCGGTGGCGCGCCGGATCGGCTCGATCGCTCCGCGGGACTATACCCGGATCGGCCCGGCGATCCGTTTCGGCATCGATCGGCTGCGCCGCTGCGAGGCGCGGACCCGGCTGCTCGTCACCATTACCGACGGCAAGCCTGAGGATTACGACGATTACAAGGGGGATTATGCCATCGAGGATACCCGCAAGGCCCTGCTCGAGGCCCGCGGCTCCGGGCTGCACGCCTTCGGGGTGGCGGTTGATCGTCAGGCCAGGGACTACCTGCCGCGGATCTTCGGTCGGTCCAACTACCTGGTCATCGATCAGGTGGAGCAATTACCGATGCGCCTGACGGAATTGTATCGACAGTTGACTTCGTAA
- a CDS encoding thioredoxin family protein — MESLIVPCRSCGKNNRIPDKKQHLRPRCGSCKQPLDLRSAAVPVRLGDDDFQTFVDSAGLPVVVDMFSPGCGPCRSLAPVIARCASRFLGRVIVAVYDTSRHQRIAARYHIKGVPTLLFFRQGREVDRIVGAPSEQSLIGALEALAR; from the coding sequence ATGGAATCGCTCATCGTTCCCTGTCGTTCATGCGGCAAGAATAATCGAATTCCCGATAAAAAACAGCATCTTCGTCCCAGGTGCGGCAGCTGTAAGCAACCGCTGGATCTGCGCTCGGCGGCGGTGCCGGTGCGCCTGGGCGACGACGACTTTCAGACCTTCGTGGACAGCGCCGGACTGCCGGTGGTGGTGGATATGTTTTCTCCCGGGTGCGGCCCCTGCCGTTCCCTGGCACCGGTGATCGCCCGTTGTGCTTCGCGCTTTCTTGGCCGGGTGATCGTTGCCGTGTACGACACCAGCCGCCATCAGCGAATCGCGGCGCGCTACCATATCAAAGGGGTGCCGACCCTGCTGTTTTTTCGTCAGGGCCGGGAGGTGGATCGGATCGTCGGGGCCCCGTCCGAGCAGAGCCTGATCGGTGCCCTTGAGGCGTTGGCTCGCTGA